From Prevotella melaninogenica, the proteins below share one genomic window:
- a CDS encoding DNA-deoxyinosine glycosylase, which produces MTLHEAIIYVLEGYGSAMSSAEIAQKIFEKKLYLQQEGSMAPAKQIRTRARKYPQFFIIEDGKIRLKTSLDFTDSQKNKTSINLCQFTSSPFPKSKCKENLPSVSQDMSSNFKQGLVPWVNEKTKVLILGTMPGDISIQQQSYYLNPRNTFWKIINNLFNSTNRLEKSRSFLNNIGIGLWDVYKEGLRKGSLDRGFIGNPSTNEIKDLLNQYQSIKYLVFNGQKAYKAFLKAIGKVNIPCYVFPSTSSAYSRMTFEEKLKVWTKLKELLK; this is translated from the coding sequence ATGACTTTACATGAAGCTATTATTTACGTATTAGAGGGCTATGGTTCTGCGATGAGCTCTGCTGAAATAGCCCAGAAAATATTTGAAAAGAAATTATATCTACAACAGGAAGGTTCTATGGCTCCAGCCAAACAGATAAGAACTCGTGCAAGAAAATATCCACAGTTTTTTATTATTGAAGACGGTAAAATACGCCTTAAAACATCTTTAGACTTCACTGATAGTCAAAAGAATAAAACGTCAATTAATCTTTGTCAGTTTACCTCCTCGCCATTTCCCAAAAGCAAATGTAAAGAAAATTTGCCATCAGTTTCTCAAGATATGTCTTCTAATTTTAAACAGGGACTTGTTCCATGGGTAAATGAGAAAACCAAGGTACTCATCTTAGGTACTATGCCTGGAGATATTTCTATCCAGCAGCAGTCCTACTATCTTAATCCACGCAATACGTTTTGGAAGATTATCAATAATCTTTTCAATTCAACAAATAGATTAGAAAAGAGCCGTTCATTTCTTAACAATATCGGTATAGGGCTGTGGGATGTTTATAAGGAAGGTTTAAGAAAAGGTAGTCTTGATAGAGGCTTCATCGGCAATCCTTCTACTAATGAGATAAAAGACCTACTGAATCAATATCAATCCATTAAATACCTTGTCTTTAATGGTCAAAAAGCATATAAGGCTTTCCTAAAGGCAATTGGCAAAGTTAATATACCATGTTATGTCTTTCCATCAACGTCTTCTGCCTATAGTCGAATGACATTCGAAGAGAAGTTGAAAGTATGGACTAAACTAAAGGAGTTGCTGAAATGA